A region of the Bacteroidota bacterium genome:
AAATTATTGTGTAAATTAAATTCCTGCCACCCACAGATGTCCGAGTAGGTTTCTTACGCCCAAAAAGAAATAGACAATCATTAAAACCCTGCGACCATTAAGAGATGGAAGTGGAATTAATTATGAGTAAATATTTTTATTGCTACATTCAATTTATCGCTCCGTAGTTGTCCTCATTTATATTTTGTAGGGGCGGATTCAATTCGCCCCTACAAAATATAAATGAGGACAGTTTTGAGAAGTATTAAATTTATCGAATTGTGTTTTAAAAGGAATTATTTCCTTCATAAAACAAATTGAGCAATTGGCAGCGGTTTGTAGGGGCGAATTGAATCCGCCCCTACAAACCGCTGCCAATTGCGACTCGGTAAGATAAACCCTATTATAATCTACTTCGAATTATCGCAGGGTTGTTCCGGTATAAAATATTTTAATTGAGGCAAGAACCATGCTTGTACAGAAAATTCAACTCACCAAAATATCCCCGGTCATTTCCGCAGGAATCGGTAATCCCATCAACGTTAAAATTGTCGGTGCAACATCACCCAGTTTGCCATTTTTTAATTTGGTGAATTGTGGTGTATTGTCAATATAAAATACCGGAACCGGATTGGTGCTATGTTGTGTATTGGGTGAACCGTCGGCATTTATTTCAAAATCGGAATTGCCATGGTCTGCTGTTAATATAATTGCGAAATTATGTTGTAAGGCCGCTGCAATTACTTCACCCACACAAGTGTCCACTGCTTCGCAGGCTTTTATACATGCTGAAAATACACCGGTATGTCCAACCATATCCGCATTAGCGAAATTCAGACAAATAAAATCTGCTTCGTCATTATTTATTGCTGCTACAATTTTATCTTTTACTTCGTAAGCACTCATCTCCGGTTGTAAATCGTAAGTGGCAACTTTTGGTGATGCTGCCATTATTCTTTTTTCACCGGCAAATTCTTTTTCTCTTCCGCCACTAAAAAAGAAAGTAACATGCGGATATTTTTCTGTTTCAGCAATACGAATTTGTCGTTTATTATTGAGCGATAATATTTCGCCCAACGTTTTATTTAAATCATCATTTTCAAATATCACCGAAACATTTTTAAAGGTGTGGTCATATCTGGTCATGGTAACATAATAGAGTGGTAATTTAAACATGCCCAAATCCGGAATATCTTCCTGCGTTAACACACGCGTAATTTGTCGGCAGCGGTCAGTTCTGAAATTAAAACAAATTACTACATCATCAGGCTGAATCACAGCTAGCGGATTGCCTGCTGCATCTGAATGTACAATCGGTAAAATAAATTCATCTGTTACATTTTCAGCATAACTTGCTTGTACTGCTGCAATTAGATCGGTTGTTTTTCTGCCTGTTCCTTTTACTAATAAATCGTAAGCGAGTTTAATTCTTTCCCAGCGGTTATCTCTGTCCATCGCATAATAACGTCCGCACACACTGGCAATAGTACCAATACTGTTATTTAAATGTTGTTGTAAATCTTTTAAAAATCCCGCTCCACTTTTCGGGTCACAATCGCGGCCGTCGGTAAATGCATGAATAAATAATTTATCTCCCGCTACCTGATTGTTTTTTGCAATATCACATAATGCTTTTAAATGATTAATATGTGAATGTACACCACCATCACTAACCAAACCGATGAGGTGAATATTTTTATTATTCGTTTTTGCATAATTTAATGCAGCAATTAAATTACCATTATTGGCAAGTGTTCCGTTTTTTATTGCGACAAAAATGCGTTGTAATTCCTGATAAACAATTCGGCCTGCACCTAAATTTAAATGGCCAACTTCACTGTTTCCCATCTGTCCTTCCGGCAAACCCACAAATTCACCATCGGTTCTCAGTTCTGCATTCGGATAACGTTTATAGTAGTTGTTTACATTTGGCGTTTTAGCCTGAGCAATTGCACTGGCAGCCGGGTTTTTACCATGTCCCCAACCATCCATTATAATCAGCATTGCTTTTTTTCCATTTTCCATACTACAAAGGTAGACGAGAAATAGAATTTTGCAGTCTAAAATTGTTATCCACGCGCTGTTATAGGGTATTTGTTAAAAATGCCTAATTTTGGTATGGTTTTAGCCAATACATCAGCATTGACCAAATTTGTATTACCATGACAAAGAATTCAAAATCCCGATTGTTAATCACACTACTTGTAGTGCCAATAATGATATTTGCTGCTGTAGTGAGCGATTTAGACAGTATTGCCAGTGCCATAAAAGGCGGTGATTCCAAAGAATTAGCTACTTATTTTGACAATACGGTAGAAGTTAAAATTGCAAATAAAGAAGGCGCTTACAGTAAAAGTCAGGCCGAAGCTATTGTAAAAGACTTTTTTACAAAAAATCCGCCTAAAGCCTTCAATTTTATCCACGACGGACCTTCCGGAGGAAACAATGCACATTACGCCATCGGTTCATTAACTACCGACAAAGGCAAGTTCAGAACTTATGTGTATATGAAGAAAAAAGCAGACAAATTCTATATACAGGAGTTAAGTTTTGAGAATGAGTGATAGTGTAGTGATTTGGGACCTGCTCGATGTTATCGATGAAGCCTTGATAGAAGACATTCAGGAAGGTGATCATACCACCCTCGCAACAATCGAACACGAAGCAGCAGGCACCGCAAAACTACTCGTAAAAGAACCCGGCATAATCGCTGGCGTAGAATTAGCCGAACAAATTTTAAAACATGTCAGCCCCGAACTCGAGGTTGACATTTTTATTCCCGATGGCGCCAGAGTGGTGCCCGGGGATATCGTTTTGCATGCCACAGGTCGCATTCAAGCCCTCCTTGTTGCTGAAAGAACCATGCTGAACTTTATTCAGCGCATGAGCGGAATTGCCACTAATACCAACCGTTTTGTGCAGGCCGTGCGACATACCAACGCTAAAATATTAGACACCCGCAAAACCACTCCAGGCCTCAGAACCTTCGAAAAATGGGCTGTGCGCATAGGTGGCGGACATAATCACCGCTTTGGGTTATACGATATGATTATGATTAAAGACAATCATGTTGATTTTTGCGGAGGTATCGAAAATGCCATTACCAGGGTGTTGCAATACCTTAAAGACAATGAATTAAATCTCCGTATAGAAGTGGAAACCCGCAATCTGGACGAAGTACAGCAAGTGCTGCGCACGGGCAGGGTCGACCGTATTATGCTGGATAACTACAAATTGGAAGATTTGCGCGAAGCAGTTAAAGTAATTGCCAATCAGTTTGAAACCGAGGCTTCAGGTGGCGTAAATATTAATACCGTGAAAGACATCGCCGAAACCGGTGTCGATTTTATTTCGGTAGGGGAACTCACCCATTCCGTAAAGAGCTTAGACCTCAGTTTTAAGGCCTTAATGCAGTAAAATCAACTGTTAAGGATACTTAATGTTCAGATTTCCGTTAAAGTATTTGATAATTACGGTTTATTTATTTATTACCTTTGTAGCCTACTTACAGCACCGTGAAAGAACAATTATTTCATATTGAAATCCTCATCAAACGACTTGCTATCGTTTTATTGTTGTATACCGTTTGCCGCTTATTGTTTTTTCTGTTTAATATGGATTTATTTCCACCCATTCCACCGGGTGAATTTTTACAGATTATGGGCTACGGTCTGCGTTATGATGTTTCTTCCATTATTTATGTAAATATCATTTTTATTTTTTTACATGTTTTACCAAATCCCTGGTTCGACAATCCTAAATATCAGCGGATATTAAAAATATTATTTTATTCATTTAACGGTTTTGCATTATTGCTGGAAAGTGGCGACTGGATTTATTTCGAATATGGATTAAAACGCACCGATGCACATGAACTCGGTTTAACCGGTGATACCAATATTTTACCTCAGGTAATAAAAGATTACTGGATAATTTTTGTTTTGGCATTCTCCCTCATTTTAGGTGTCGAATATTTATATCGCAAAACGGAATTACATCGTAAACAAAATAAAAACTTTGGAGTACCGCGTTTAATTCATTACCCGAAACAGGTTTTTGCCATGGTAGTGATTGTCACCTTTGTAATAATTGGTGCACGCGGTGGTATTCAGCAGGAACCACTATCGCCAAACGAAGCTGCAAATGTGGTGGAAGACGGACGTTTCAGTTCGCTCATTATTAATACGCCGTTTTCGGTTATTTATGCATTCGGACACAGAGAATTACACGAACCAAAATATTTTAGTGAAGAGGAATTAGCAAAACGATATAATATTTTTCATGATAACGAAGCATATTATATCAGGCCTGATTCTATTCCCGCCCCAACACAACCACAAAATGTGTGTGTAATTGTATTGGAAAGTTTTTCGAAAGAATATCTCGGTTATTTTAATCCGGGTGAACCTTATACACCTTTTCTTGATTCGCTGATGCGAGAAAGTTTAACATTTACCAATGCTTATTCAAATGGTAAATCATCTAATCAGGGTATTATTGCTGTTACCAGTGGTATTCCGGTTATGATGGGCGAACCGTTTATTTCTTCAATTTATCAGAAAAATGCATTTGAAGGAATGGGCACCATATTAAATAAGGTGGGTTATGGTTCTTATTTTTTCCATGGAGCAAACAATGGTTCAATGGAATTTGACCGCTTTATGGAACAAGCCGGATTTACAGGTTATTTTGGAAGAAATGAATATGGTAACGATAAAGATTTTGACGGCAACTGGGGCATTTTTGATGAGCCGTTTTTAAAATGGACAGCAAATAAAATGAGTGATTTAAAAGCGCCGTTTTATTCTGAAATATTTACCATTTCTTCGCATCATCCGTTTACGGTTCCACCACAACATATCGGTGAATTTCCAAAAGGTAAAATTCCGATGCTGGAAGTTGTCGCTTATGCCGATTATGCATTGCGTGAATTTTTTAAAGAAGCAGCTAAACAACCTTGGTATAACAATACATTATTTATTTTAACAGCAGATCATCCCGGCCCTCCGCTGCCTGAACATGAATTTTATCAGGAACAGGTTGGTGCACACAGCACATGGATGGTTTTGTATAAACCCAACGGTGAATTTAAAGGCACATCTGATATGGTGGTTCAGCAAACCGATATTATGCCAACTGTATTAGATTATATTGGTTACAGAGGTAAGTTTATGGCTTTTGGAAATTCCATCTTCAATAAATCTGCAGAACGCTATGCATTTAATTTCCATACACCGGATTATATGTTGCTGGATGACAGTTTCTTTTTGCAATTCAACGGCGGTCGTGCAATTGGATTATATGACTACAAACGTGATAGCACAATGAGTAATAATTTAATTTATGAATTGCCCAATGTTACGATGTCCATGGAGGACAAATTAAAAGCGATTATTCAAACACATCATCATGTTATGATAAATGATAAATTAGTTGCAGAGTGAAAAAACGCATCTTATTTATTATTAATCCGGTAGCCGGGGTAAAGAGGAAAGATAAAATTCCTGCCTACATCAATAAGTACCTCGACCACGATCATTTTGATTACGAAGTGGTGTATACCGAAAACCGAGGTCATGCTACAGAAATTGCACGTGAAGCAGCACAAAATAATTTCGACGTAGTTGCAGTTGCCGGTGGCGATGGCAGTGTAAATGAAGTTGCAACCGGTTTAATGGGCACGAATACCTGTCTGGCTATTATTCCCAGCGGTTCAGGAAACGGACTGGCAAGGCATCTTGGTTATTCTATCAATATTAAATCTACTTTACAAATTATCAATGCCTATCAGGTTAAAAAAATTGATGTTTGTAAAATAAATGATGAATACTTTTTTAGTTTAATCGGAATTGGATTTGATGCCTTTGTAGCAAAAGTATTTAGCCGTGAAGAAACGAGAGGATTTTTAACCTATGCCTGGAGTGCCATAAAAAGTTTAGGCTCATTTGATTCATTTGAATTTGAATTAACAGCACCGGAAAACAACCGAAAAGGCAAAGCATTTATGATTAATATCTGCAACTCCAATCAGTATGGTTACAATGTGAAAGTTGCACCACATGCAAATTTGAGTGATGGTTTAATGGATGTGATTATTGTAGATAATATTCCGAAGTGGAAAGTGCCGATTGCCGTAATTCAGGTATTTACACAAACACATCTAGGCAGTAAACATTTTTCTTCATTTAGAACAAACGAACTAAATATCAGCTCGCCGAATTATTCTTATTTACAAATTGATGGCGAAACAGTTCCAAAGGATAAAGATTTTAAAATCAGCATTATTCCACAACAGTTGCATGTTTTAATTAACCCAAAACATTTAACCGATGGCGAAAAATAAAATTAATTTATCGGGATTGGTATTTTCAACTGACCCCGATTTTAAAATGCCGGAAGATAATAATCAACAAGAAACCCTGCCACCCAATCAGCAGGATTTACGTATCTGGCTCGAAAAAAATCACCGCGGCGGAAAAACGGCCAGCGTCATTAAAAATTTTGTCGGCGACGAAACAGCACTTGAAAATTTATGTCGCGAACTCAAAACAAAATGTGGCACCGGCGGCTCTGCTAAAGATGGAGAAATAATTATTCAAGGCGACCACCGAAAAAAAATTGGTGAAATACTAACTAAAATGGGTTATAAATTTAAAATGGCAGGCGGATAAAACAAACTGTGCCTGAAATGTAGGCACAATTTGTCTCTAAAAATTAATTATTCGGGGCTCCCGCATTTATCCAGCACTCAATTTGTGCCCGCTCTTCACATGACATATTAATATTGCCCTGAGGCATATTTTCACTACTTACTACCTGACTATATAAATTACCGTTATCGGCAATGTTTTTTAATCCGGAATAGGTACCATAACTGGTATGGCATCCGCTCATGGCACATTTAGTTGCAACCAAAGGTTTAATTGTTCCTGAATAGGTAATTCCAGTGCAATCGATTGAAGTTCCACATCCTACTCCTGATTTTGAACACGCGCTCAATGTTACTAATCCGATTAATACCACGGGCATCATTTTTTTCCAACTGATTCTCATATATACTATTTGTTTTATGCAATGCGTAAGCCGTTCGAAACGGGCTTTTCTGTTTGCAATAAAACGATGCTCCCATCTTCATTTACTGCACCCAGCACTAAACATTCTGAAAAAAAATTGGCAATTTGTTTTACCGGAAAATTTACTACGGCAACAATTTGTTTACCAATCAGGTTTTCTTTTTCGTAATGCACGGTAATTTGTGCGCTTGATTTCTTTAATCCTAATTCACCAAAATCAATTACTAACTGATAAGCTGGTTTTTTAGCATTTGGGAAATCATTTACTTCCACAATTGTTCCGGTACGAATTTCTACCTTTTCAAAATCGGCATATTGAATAGCAGGCATCATGTGTTTTTTATTACACAAAAGTATACTATTGCTCCGAATGCCACGGTCAATTTTTTAATTGCTCAGCTAATTTTATTCACTAACGGTTAGCTGATTTAATAAATGTGGTTGAAATGGTTGTGCGTGCAGATATCAGTGTAACGAAATAAATTCCGGGAGGATATTTGCTGATGTCTGCATGTATAACGCCACCTTCATTTGTTATAGTATTAAAATTTTCAAATATTTTTCCGGAGGCATCACTAATTTTTATTACCGCTGCTTCCGATGCTGTTGTTTTAATCGAGATGTCATTATTAGCAGGATTGGGAAATACCGTAAGCTGATGTTCTGTTTCAAAATTGATACTGATACATTTACTATAGCCATAAGTATTATCCTGATCAACAAGTTTTAAGCGGTATAAATTATTTCCTGTAAATGGATGTTCATCTTCAAAAAAATAATTCAACTGCGCTGTGCTATATCCTGCAGCTTCTGCGTAGCCGATTGTTTCAAAAATTACACCATCCTGCGAACGTTGTATTTCAAAATAAGCGGTATTTATTTCATTCGCTGTTATCCAGTTTAAATTTACTTTATCATCGGATGCTGACCCTGAAAATTGAATTAACTGGAGTGGGAGCGGAGTTGCAGGTTTCACAACAACATCATCTATATAATAATAGGCTGCTGAAGAAGTTGGGTAACCAACCGCTTTTTTTGTTTGAATAGTAGTTGCCGCATCAGTTCTGAAATTACCAATTGTCATGTACTGACTGGCATCGGTTGCAGTAAAGGTGAAAGTTAGCTGATGCCATAAAGTGTCCCACAGTACCGTTGGATATTCAACCTGAGGAGTTGCTGCAATATACCCTGCAGCCGGTTGTGTTAAGGCTGATGTTGTGAAGGCAACACCAATATTATTTGTTGCATTTCCATTTAACCAGGTAATACCATTTGTGAGCCAGAAGGAAACTTCATAACTCGTTCCCGGAACAAGTGGTGTATTCAAAACGGTTGAAACATATTCTCTGAAATTTAAATATGAAGGATAATAAGTTGCAAACCCTGCCATGCCCGCTCCACTGTGTGGTGAAACTGTTGCCCAAAAAGTAACCGGTGTGCCTGCACCACCCAATCCGCCTGTTTTATAATAATCAGGACTACCATGACCGGGAACTACTGCACAGTATCCGCTTGGTGTATTCCATCCTGTTGGGTAACAAATCTGAGCATAGGAATTCGGGTTAGTTGCACTTGTGTCGAAACTGGCATTATTAACCAGATTTTGAGCAGACGTAGATATGCATGCGAGCAAAAAAATTAGTGACAATAATTTCAGCCTTTTCATAAATTATAGCATTTTGAAATCCGAAATAGTGTGCATGCATTCAATTAATAAAACAAAGATGTTTCACTTTTCGTGCTTCAGAAACTACAATTTTTATTGGTTTCCGAAAAAATAAAGCCGCTTCGTGCAGGTAGATTTAAAATGAGGGCAAAATGATTTTGGTTGTTGTGTGACATAAGTCACCGAACTAGGCTTGCATCAAACACTTTATAATTTTACAAATGCTTTGCTGACAATAGTTTCAGCATTTTGGGCAGAGATTAAATATACGCCGGAAGGGAGCGAAGTGACATCCAAAACGGACAGTCTATTTCCAAAAGTTTCCGAAAAATTTGCTGTAGAAATGAGTTGGTTTCCCATCATATCAAAAATCATGTATTGTTCAAATCCGGGAGCTTCAATGGTGATAGTTGTTTTACAAGGGTTGGGATAAATGATAAGATTTGTTTCAAATTCCGGCAACGAATTTTTATCTGCAAACACAGCAACACCACCATAACAGGCCACCCAAACACGATCATCTGCATCAATAAATAAACCATCGCAGGTATTATGTGGTAATCCGGAATTATCAGAATAAAATTGTGACCAGTTGTTATCAATATCTGCGCTGGTTACACCAATATGTGTGGCAAACCACATCGTACCATTTTCCTGAAAGCCAATTTTATTTACGCGTTCAGAAGTCATTGGTGCCGTAAATGTATTATATACAAATATCCAGTCATCATTTATTACATCATATTTATTTACACCAAAATAATCGGCGATATACATATATCCGTTTGCATCACCACAAACTGCACGAATCCAATTATCATTAATGCCGGCATTATCAAAATTATAATTTGTAAAAATATTATCCTGCAAAGTTGTTACACCATGATATCTTGAACCAATCCATAAAACACTGTTTGCATCTTTATACAAACAGGTTAATTTATTTGCGCTGATGCCGGAATTTAATGAATCAAAAATTTCCCAAGTATCATTTTCAATTTTTGCCAATCCCTTATCTGTTGCAACATACATCGTATTTTCATCATAACTACAAAAATCGGAAATGCTCATGCCGGGTAAAGGTGAATTAATGGTATCTAAATAAATCCAATTATTATTTTCTAAAATATATAATCCTTTATCAAAAGTACCGGCATATACTTTATCATTAACAGCTAAAACACATCTGAAATCATTGGTAACAAAAGGCGTATTGTCTGTATTGTAAATTGTAATTCGTCCGTTATTGGTGTTCAAAAACTGAATACCATTATTTTGAGTAGCAGCCCAAATCCCGTTTTGTCCGCCGGAAACTGAAATTGCAGAATCAACAATTCCTGTTGCAATCCACTCCGGTTGCTGCCCGAAAAGTGCTGTAGAAGTGAGTATAAACAGTATGACGATAAATTTCATCTTGCCTTGCAACGTTAAACGTTTATTAAACCTGAAAATTATATCTAAATTAAATTACTTTTGTAACCTGTTAAAATTACACAAATGAAACAAATATTCACTCCTCTTTTGATACTAGCCTGTTCGCTGGTAAATGCGCAATTTGTGTTAAATGGTGATGCAGTGAGCTTAGGGGGCAATTGTTATCAATTAACGGAAGAAGTAAACTACAGCGCAGGTTCAATTTGGTATGAAACCCTGATAAATTTAGAAGAAGATTTTGAAATTAATTTTTCACTCAATTTTGGTGATTTAGATGCAAGTGGTGCTGATGGAATGTATTTTGTTTTACAACCTGTTGGAACAGGATTAGGTGATGCCGGCGGCGGAATGGGTTATTTAGGTATTACACCTTCATTGGGTATAGAATTCGATACTTATCAAAATGGTGGTTATGGTGATCCGGCTTTTGATCATGTTGCCATTCAGTATAATGGTGATTTAGACCATACAGGGATTTTTAATCTGGATGGCCCCGTTCAAATTTTAGATGGAATAAATAATGTTGAAGATGGTGATTATCATCAGGCAAAAATAACCTGGGATGCAGAAACGCAACATCTACAGGTATTTGTTGATTGTGTTTATCGCGTTGGATTTGTAACGGAAGTTTTTGATATTATTGAAACCATTTTTGCCGGTGATCCGGAAGTGTATTTCGGATTTACTGCAGGTACCGGCGGTTCATTTAATAATCAATACGTATGTTTTGAATATACTACCGAAATTGATGCATTGGAAGATGTGAGTATTTGTCCGGGCGACAGCACACAATTAATTGTTCCCGACGGATTTGTTTCTTACGAATGGTCGCCTGCAACAGGATTAAGTGCAACTGATATTCGCGACCCGTGGGCATCACCAAGTGAAACAACAACATATACAGTAATGATAACCGATAATTGTGGTGAAATAATTTATGATACGGTGAATGTTATTGTAAATACACCCGATTTTATCGATTTAGGTGATGACCTTACTTTATGTGAAGGTCAATTATGGACATTTAATGTATTAACACCTGGTGCAACTTATTTATGGCAAGATGGTTCTACTTTGCCCACCTTAACTGTTGATGAAGATGGAACTTATTCGGTAACTGTTACGGATGGAAATTGTATTGATGCAGATACCGTTAATGTTACTTATGTACCAGCTCCTGATATTTCATTGCCGCATGATACTGTAATTTGCGGATTGGAAAATACCTATACAATTGATGTTACTACTTTAGGTGCAACTTATTTATGGCAGGATGGATCCACTGATCCAACTTTTACGGTTACTGATGATGGATTGTATTATGTTACAGTTTCCGTTGGAGGTTGTAGCGATAAAGATTCAGTTTTGGTAAGTTATTCTGTTCAGCCGACAGTAGATTTAGGTCCCGATCAAAGTTTATGCGCAGGCACAACAATTTTATTGGATGCAGGCTCCGAAAGTTTTGATTATGAATGGCAGGATGGTTCAACCGGAAGTACTTATTTAGTTACAACAGCAGGAACATATTTTGTAGAAGTTACCATTAACGGATGTTCAGCAGTTGATGAAGTGGTAATTGTTCCCGATCCATGTATTTGTGTGGTAACAGCACCCAATGTTTTTTCTCCGAATCAGGATGGTGTAAACGATTATTTTAGTCAGCTCGATTGTTACGATTTATCTGCTTATGAACTCACCGTTTATAATCGTTACGGTGAAATAGTTTTTAACACCAATATTTTAGATGGAAAATGGGATGGCACCTATCAGGGTGAAGATTGTGAATTGGGCACCTATGTGTATACCATAGCCTTTACCCGCATCACCGGTGAAACAGGAATGGTGCAGGGAAATGTGATTTTGGTGCGCTGATATTTGCAATTTAACCGCTTAAATAGGCGATTTCACTGAATCCTGAAATTATCGGAAAATTTATTCACATACGTTGGTAAATTATCTCTGGCATTTACCTTAACTTAAGGGTTGGAAAAATTATTTTCGCAGTCCGAAATGCCTAAATTTTCACATTTACACAATCATACCATGTTCTCGCTGCTCGACGGAGCCAGCGATATTTCCCGCTTATATAAAAAAGCCGTAAAAGATAATATGCCCGCACTGGCAATTACTGATCATGGTAATATGTTTGGTGCATTTCAATTTGTGGCGGAAGCATATAAACACAAAAATGAAGACGGCACATTAAAAGTAAAACCGATTGTTGGTTGTGAATTTTATTTAGTTACCGACAGGCATCGCAAACAATTTTCACGCGAGGAAAAAGATATTCGTTACCATCAGGTATTATTGGCGAAAAATGAAATCGGATATAAAAATCTGGTAAAAATGTGTTCGCTGGGATATATGGAAGGGATGTACGGAAAATATCCACGTATCGACAGAACATTAATTGAAAAATATCATGAAGGATTAATTGCCACTACTTGTTGCCTCGCTGCAGAAGTGCCACGCGCCATCATGAAAAAAAGTAAGGAAGAAGCTGAAGCAACATTTAAATGGTGGCTCGATATTTTTGGTGAAGATTATTATATTGAATTACAACGGCACGATATTCCTGACCAAATTTATGTGAATGATACTTTATTGCAATACGCAAAAAAATATAATGTAAAAGTTATTGCAACAAATGATGCACATTATGTAGATCAGGCCGATGCTAATGCACACGATATTTTATTGTGTATCAATACGGGTGAAAAACAGGCTACACCAAAAATGAAAGATTTTGGTGATGATGATATGATGATAAAAGGAAAACGTTTTGCCTTTTATAACGATCAGTTCTATTTTAAAACACAAGCAGAAATGACTAATTTGTTTGAGGATGTTCCTCAGGCAATTGATTATACAAATGAAGTAGTAGATAAAATTCAGTTACTGGATTTAAAACGCGATATTTTATTACCGGCATTTCCTATTCCTCCAGAATTTAAAATACACCCCGATGATGTATTAAATCAGTGGGAATATTTAAAACACCTCACTTTTGATGGTGCCAAAAAACGATATGGTGAAGTTGATGCAGAACATGAAGAAAGAATAAATTTCGAATTGTTTACCATTAAAACAATGGGATTTGCAGGTTATTTTCTTATTGTAATGGACTTCATCAGAGCAGGTCGCGATATGGGCGTTTTTGTTGGCCCCGGTCGTGGTTCTGCAGCAGGTTCGGTGGTTGCTTATTGTATTGGCATTACCAATATTGACCCGATGAAGTATAATTT
Encoded here:
- a CDS encoding sulfatase-like hydrolase/transferase produces the protein MKEQLFHIEILIKRLAIVLLLYTVCRLLFFLFNMDLFPPIPPGEFLQIMGYGLRYDVSSIIYVNIIFIFLHVLPNPWFDNPKYQRILKILFYSFNGFALLLESGDWIYFEYGLKRTDAHELGLTGDTNILPQVIKDYWIIFVLAFSLILGVEYLYRKTELHRKQNKNFGVPRLIHYPKQVFAMVVIVTFVIIGARGGIQQEPLSPNEAANVVEDGRFSSLIINTPFSVIYAFGHRELHEPKYFSEEELAKRYNIFHDNEAYYIRPDSIPAPTQPQNVCVIVLESFSKEYLGYFNPGEPYTPFLDSLMRESLTFTNAYSNGKSSNQGIIAVTSGIPVMMGEPFISSIYQKNAFEGMGTILNKVGYGSYFFHGANNGSMEFDRFMEQAGFTGYFGRNEYGNDKDFDGNWGIFDEPFLKWTANKMSDLKAPFYSEIFTISSHHPFTVPPQHIGEFPKGKIPMLEVVAYADYALREFFKEAAKQPWYNNTLFILTADHPGPPLPEHEFYQEQVGAHSTWMVLYKPNGEFKGTSDMVVQQTDIMPTVLDYIGYRGKFMAFGNSIFNKSAERYAFNFHTPDYMLLDDSFFLQFNGGRAIGLYDYKRDSTMSNNLIYELPNVTMSMEDKLKAIIQTHHHVMINDKLVAE
- a CDS encoding diacylglycerol kinase family lipid kinase; this translates as MKKRILFIINPVAGVKRKDKIPAYINKYLDHDHFDYEVVYTENRGHATEIAREAAQNNFDVVAVAGGDGSVNEVATGLMGTNTCLAIIPSGSGNGLARHLGYSINIKSTLQIINAYQVKKIDVCKINDEYFFSLIGIGFDAFVAKVFSREETRGFLTYAWSAIKSLGSFDSFEFELTAPENNRKGKAFMINICNSNQYGYNVKVAPHANLSDGLMDVIIVDNIPKWKVPIAVIQVFTQTHLGSKHFSSFRTNELNISSPNYSYLQIDGETVPKDKDFKISIIPQQLHVLINPKHLTDGEK
- a CDS encoding tRNA-binding protein, with amino-acid sequence MPAIQYADFEKVEIRTGTIVEVNDFPNAKKPAYQLVIDFGELGLKKSSAQITVHYEKENLIGKQIVAVVNFPVKQIANFFSECLVLGAVNEDGSIVLLQTEKPVSNGLRIA
- the nadC gene encoding carboxylating nicotinate-nucleotide diphosphorylase, translated to MSDSVVIWDLLDVIDEALIEDIQEGDHTTLATIEHEAAGTAKLLVKEPGIIAGVELAEQILKHVSPELEVDIFIPDGARVVPGDIVLHATGRIQALLVAERTMLNFIQRMSGIATNTNRFVQAVRHTNAKILDTRKTTPGLRTFEKWAVRIGGGHNHRFGLYDMIMIKDNHVDFCGGIENAITRVLQYLKDNELNLRIEVETRNLDEVQQVLRTGRVDRIMLDNYKLEDLREAVKVIANQFETEASGGVNINTVKDIAETGVDFISVGELTHSVKSLDLSFKALMQ
- a CDS encoding translation initiation factor, with the protein product MAKNKINLSGLVFSTDPDFKMPEDNNQQETLPPNQQDLRIWLEKNHRGGKTASVIKNFVGDETALENLCRELKTKCGTGGSAKDGEIIIQGDHRKKIGEILTKMGYKFKMAGG
- a CDS encoding 2,3-bisphosphoglycerate-independent phosphoglycerate mutase, whose protein sequence is MENGKKAMLIIMDGWGHGKNPAASAIAQAKTPNVNNYYKRYPNAELRTDGEFVGLPEGQMGNSEVGHLNLGAGRIVYQELQRIFVAIKNGTLANNGNLIAALNYAKTNNKNIHLIGLVSDGGVHSHINHLKALCDIAKNNQVAGDKLFIHAFTDGRDCDPKSGAGFLKDLQQHLNNSIGTIASVCGRYYAMDRDNRWERIKLAYDLLVKGTGRKTTDLIAAVQASYAENVTDEFILPIVHSDAAGNPLAVIQPDDVVICFNFRTDRCRQITRVLTQEDIPDLGMFKLPLYYVTMTRYDHTFKNVSVIFENDDLNKTLGEILSLNNKRQIRIAETEKYPHVTFFFSGGREKEFAGEKRIMAASPKVATYDLQPEMSAYEVKDKIVAAINNDEADFICLNFANADMVGHTGVFSACIKACEAVDTCVGEVIAAALQHNFAIILTADHGNSDFEINADGSPNTQHSTNPVPVFYIDNTPQFTKLKNGKLGDVAPTILTLMGLPIPAEMTGDILVS
- a CDS encoding DUF4783 domain-containing protein, which gives rise to MTKNSKSRLLITLLVVPIMIFAAVVSDLDSIASAIKGGDSKELATYFDNTVEVKIANKEGAYSKSQAEAIVKDFFTKNPPKAFNFIHDGPSGGNNAHYAIGSLTTDKGKFRTYVYMKKKADKFYIQELSFENE